A genomic region of Prionailurus viverrinus isolate Anna chromosome D4, UM_Priviv_1.0, whole genome shotgun sequence contains the following coding sequences:
- the LOC125150789 gene encoding LOW QUALITY PROTEIN: NADH dehydrogenase [ubiquinone] 1 alpha subcomplex subunit 1-like (The sequence of the model RefSeq protein was modified relative to this genomic sequence to represent the inferred CDS: deleted 1 base in 1 codon; substituted 1 base at 1 genomic stop codon) has translation MWFEILPGIGIMVMCLIIPSIATAYIHRYSNGGKGKMAACXPFQWSLMQRDRLVSGVNRYHVSKGLDNIN, from the exons ATGTGGTTCGAGATTCTGCCCGGGATCGGCATCATGGTCATGTGCTTGATCATCCCTAGCATAGCCACTGCATACATCCACAGGTACAGTAAC GGAGGCAAGGGAAAAATGGCTGCCTGTTAACCTTTTCAGTGGAGTTTGATGCAAAGAGATAGGCTTGTCTCTGGAGTTAATCGTTACCATGTGTCAAAGGGTTTGGATAATATCAATTAA